From a single Natronorubrum tibetense GA33 genomic region:
- a CDS encoding PHP domain-containing protein: MSVTSPYDDIDWNLTDHHRAQLHLHEPRNRIDSDSDAHEPAHDAVLEETRPSPATVVEKYRNAGYTVLAVTEHEYYVDGTKHKGEPYFDGLEETSWPWTRWGVDPDALGMAALEGAELRGSFGGLEGLHDIVNLGTALGYGHEEPLETVATDVEERGGVTFLPHPGKYVDPADPDDLESYVDLFARTAGLLGLEAFNARDRYPNCRAIWDELLCELGTERPIWAFANDDYHAKRRPAGAERFDRSRTVLVLEDCSPTSVLDALRAGRSYVQYDGDGEAPPIDRIDVDDDRIRIRAPAAESITWIADGASVDRGSETTAGDVDASSIRAEVSAANGAVTCTQPFFLDAAHDCRL, encoded by the coding sequence ATGAGCGTTACGAGCCCGTACGACGATATCGACTGGAATCTAACCGACCACCACCGCGCCCAACTTCACCTGCACGAACCGCGGAATCGCATCGATTCCGACTCCGACGCCCACGAGCCGGCCCACGACGCGGTCCTCGAGGAGACGCGACCGTCTCCGGCCACTGTCGTAGAGAAGTACCGAAACGCGGGGTACACTGTGCTCGCTGTAACCGAACACGAGTACTACGTTGACGGAACGAAACACAAAGGAGAGCCCTACTTCGACGGTCTCGAGGAAACGAGTTGGCCGTGGACGCGGTGGGGAGTCGATCCCGACGCACTCGGAATGGCCGCACTCGAAGGAGCCGAACTCAGGGGGTCGTTTGGCGGACTCGAGGGGTTACACGACATCGTGAACCTCGGGACGGCGCTTGGCTACGGCCACGAGGAGCCGCTCGAGACGGTCGCGACAGACGTGGAGGAACGGGGTGGCGTCACCTTCCTTCCCCACCCGGGCAAGTACGTTGATCCGGCGGATCCGGACGACCTGGAATCGTACGTCGACCTCTTCGCACGGACGGCCGGGCTGCTCGGACTCGAGGCGTTCAACGCCCGCGATCGCTACCCGAACTGCCGGGCAATCTGGGATGAACTCCTCTGCGAACTCGGTACCGAGCGACCGATCTGGGCGTTCGCGAACGATGACTATCACGCAAAACGGCGCCCGGCGGGTGCCGAACGGTTCGACCGCTCGCGGACGGTACTGGTGCTTGAAGACTGCTCGCCGACCAGCGTCCTCGATGCGCTCCGTGCCGGTCGCAGCTACGTCCAGTACGACGGCGACGGCGAGGCACCGCCGATCGATCGGATCGACGTCGACGACGATCGCATTCGCATTCGCGCGCCCGCCGCCGAGTCGATCACCTGGATCGCGGATGGCGCCTCCGTCGACCGAGGATCCGAGACCACCGCCGGTGACGTCGACGCATCGTCGATCCGAGCGGAGGTCTCGGCGGCTAACGGCGCCGTTACCTGTACGCAGCCGTTCTTCCTCGACGCCGCCCACGACTGTCGACTTTGA
- a CDS encoding ABC transporter ATP-binding protein yields the protein MSETRTERFDGRDVDENAASSDPDTDPVMELRDATVTFEMDRGRSRVLDGVTLEIERNEILGVVGESGSGKSMLASALMNAIPEPGVLEGEIRYNPEQGEAIDVTELSDTALRSFRWDTVSMVFQGAMSSFNPVRKIETSFVETFVAHDVPVSVGMERARGILEDLSLDPERVFDAHPHELSGGMKQRALIALSLVLEPDVLVMDEPTAALDLLMQQSIIRLLSELKETYDLTIVFITHDIALLSGFADRLAVMYAFDIVELGPTNEVLKAASHPYTRALLTASPNLTLPLEEMAPINGRSPDPVESPAGCSYAPRCPLASEQCRRDEPQFDRVNANHRVGCHHWKDAADVVSLAGIDDGTEPTGTRSGAESVSPGAEGTARAVRPETETGSRSETPLVSLDDVDVHFRTDERGLLDRFFGTSSPVRAVDGVSLDIYADDVLVIVGESGCGKSTLGKTAIGLQEPTAGRVEYRGQHIWNARRRFGDVEIPWGEIRRNLQIVHQDPGSALNPNRKMSGILAEPLKRWRGDKTATERRQILTTLLREVGITPPEDYLERYPHQLSGGEQQRVALVRAFLTNPDLIFADEPVSALDVSLRVEIMDLLIRLQDLFGTSFLMVSHDLANARYMAGKTGGRIGVMYLGELVEIGTPDQVLENPQHPYTQALRWATPELYPDDEPTDPPVGGIDVPDATNVPSGCRYRTRCEYAREICTARTPSLEATDGACGGTTRCFRPIDDHDYWDSPPLETESDDSDSASTAEEPR from the coding sequence GTGAGCGAGACCAGGACCGAACGGTTCGACGGGCGAGATGTCGACGAGAACGCCGCGTCGTCCGATCCGGACACCGATCCCGTCATGGAGCTTCGGGACGCAACGGTCACCTTCGAGATGGATCGTGGTCGCTCTCGAGTGCTCGACGGCGTGACTCTCGAAATCGAACGAAACGAGATCCTCGGCGTCGTCGGCGAGAGCGGGTCCGGAAAGTCGATGCTGGCGTCGGCGCTCATGAACGCGATCCCCGAACCCGGCGTCCTCGAGGGGGAGATACGCTACAATCCCGAACAGGGAGAGGCGATCGACGTAACCGAGTTGAGCGACACTGCGCTCCGGTCGTTCCGCTGGGACACCGTCTCGATGGTCTTTCAGGGGGCGATGAGTTCGTTCAACCCCGTTCGGAAAATCGAGACGAGCTTCGTCGAGACGTTCGTTGCCCACGACGTCCCGGTTTCGGTCGGCATGGAGCGTGCCCGGGGGATCCTCGAGGATCTCTCTCTCGACCCTGAGCGGGTGTTCGATGCGCATCCCCACGAACTGAGCGGCGGGATGAAACAGCGGGCCCTCATCGCGCTGAGTCTCGTCCTCGAGCCGGACGTGCTCGTGATGGACGAGCCGACGGCGGCGCTCGATCTGTTGATGCAGCAGTCGATCATCAGACTGCTGTCCGAACTGAAGGAGACGTACGATCTCACGATCGTGTTCATTACGCACGATATTGCTTTGCTCTCGGGGTTCGCGGATCGACTCGCCGTCATGTACGCGTTCGATATCGTCGAACTCGGGCCGACGAACGAGGTCCTGAAGGCGGCGAGTCATCCCTACACGCGAGCGTTGCTCACCGCGTCGCCGAATCTGACGCTTCCACTCGAGGAGATGGCACCGATCAACGGACGATCACCCGATCCGGTCGAATCGCCCGCAGGCTGTTCGTACGCTCCGCGGTGCCCGCTCGCGAGCGAGCAGTGTCGCCGCGACGAGCCGCAGTTCGACCGGGTCAACGCGAACCACCGCGTCGGGTGCCATCACTGGAAGGACGCCGCGGACGTCGTTTCGCTCGCCGGAATCGATGACGGGACCGAACCGACTGGTACCCGTTCGGGCGCGGAGTCGGTCTCCCCGGGAGCCGAGGGGACGGCGAGAGCTGTCCGTCCGGAGACGGAGACCGGCTCTCGTTCCGAGACGCCGCTCGTCTCGCTCGACGACGTCGACGTCCACTTTCGGACTGACGAACGAGGGCTGTTGGACCGATTTTTTGGGACCTCGTCTCCGGTCCGCGCCGTCGACGGCGTTTCGCTCGACATCTATGCGGACGATGTACTCGTTATCGTCGGCGAGAGCGGCTGCGGGAAGTCCACGCTGGGAAAGACGGCGATCGGGCTCCAGGAGCCAACGGCCGGTCGAGTCGAGTACCGGGGACAGCATATCTGGAACGCGCGGCGACGGTTCGGCGACGTCGAAATTCCGTGGGGAGAGATCCGCCGAAATCTCCAGATTGTCCACCAGGACCCCGGCAGCGCCCTCAATCCGAATCGGAAAATGTCGGGAATCCTGGCTGAACCGTTGAAACGCTGGCGCGGCGACAAAACCGCCACCGAGCGACGCCAGATACTCACGACCCTGCTCCGGGAGGTTGGGATCACACCGCCGGAGGATTACCTCGAACGGTATCCACACCAGTTGAGCGGCGGCGAGCAACAGCGCGTCGCGCTGGTTCGGGCGTTCCTCACGAACCCCGATCTGATATTCGCCGACGAGCCGGTCAGCGCGCTCGACGTTTCGTTGCGCGTCGAGATCATGGACCTGCTGATCAGACTCCAGGACCTGTTCGGGACGTCGTTCCTGATGGTCTCTCACGATCTCGCGAACGCCCGCTACATGGCCGGAAAAACCGGCGGCCGGATCGGCGTAATGTACCTCGGCGAACTCGTCGAAATCGGAACCCCCGATCAGGTGCTCGAGAATCCACAACATCCTTACACGCAGGCGCTCCGCTGGGCGACCCCAGAGCTGTATCCGGACGACGAACCCACCGACCCACCGGTCGGCGGCATCGACGTCCCGGACGCGACGAACGTGCCGAGCGGCTGTCGCTACCGTACCCGGTGTGAGTACGCCCGCGAAATCTGTACCGCACGGACGCCGTCCCTCGAGGCAACCGATGGTGCGTGCGGCGGCACAACGCGGTGTTTCAGGCCCATCGACGACCACGACTACTGGGACAGCCCGCCGCTGGAGACGGAGTCAGACGATAGCGACAGCGCCAGCACCGCGGAGGAACCGCGATGA
- a CDS encoding TOBE domain-containing protein — MVRSENFSVRQGQIHGELLDIFYLGDQVQLFVELPNEERVTVRMERTADSVKQGDSIPLNIDPDGIHVIC; from the coding sequence GTGGTCCGGTCAGAAAATTTCAGCGTGAGACAAGGTCAAATCCACGGAGAACTTCTCGACATATTTTATCTGGGGGATCAAGTCCAGTTGTTCGTGGAACTCCCGAACGAAGAGCGCGTCACAGTGAGAATGGAACGTACGGCAGATTCCGTTAAACAGGGGGATTCAATACCTCTGAACATCGATCCGGATGGAATACATGTTATCTGTTGA
- a CDS encoding PHP domain-containing protein, producing the protein MYDLHTHTQFSDGSSLESMVTAAADAGCTGIGLADHCILVDDDFSRRERYDLAETYERRRERIDDARDRFDLRLFDAVELSYVRGTDDQIGAFLEEAAFDYSIGAVHFAEAYDYATGAPYAECPPADRREAVDTYYETVIELIESELFDIAAHLDLPERHPQLRGVTTAAHYEALAAALADSRTKPEINAGRVFRSLGRVHPNPELLDVFVDREIEFVLGSDSHTPDEIGRRVPFLEQFVETNQAVTVDAPAFLETTTELRS; encoded by the coding sequence ATGTACGACCTTCACACGCACACGCAGTTCTCCGACGGATCGTCGCTGGAGTCGATGGTTACCGCGGCCGCCGACGCAGGCTGTACCGGGATCGGTCTCGCGGATCACTGCATCCTCGTCGACGACGACTTCAGCCGGCGCGAGCGGTACGATCTCGCCGAGACGTACGAACGGCGGCGCGAGCGGATCGACGACGCTCGGGACCGATTCGACCTGCGGCTGTTCGACGCCGTCGAGTTGAGTTACGTCCGCGGGACGGACGACCAAATCGGCGCGTTCCTCGAGGAGGCGGCGTTCGATTATAGCATCGGCGCTGTTCACTTCGCTGAAGCGTACGACTACGCAACGGGCGCGCCGTACGCCGAGTGCCCGCCGGCGGACCGTCGAGAAGCGGTCGATACGTACTACGAGACGGTGATCGAACTGATCGAGTCGGAGCTGTTCGATATCGCCGCCCACCTTGACCTCCCCGAGCGCCACCCGCAGCTGCGCGGCGTCACGACGGCGGCGCACTACGAAGCGCTCGCGGCGGCGCTCGCTGACTCGCGGACGAAACCGGAGATAAACGCCGGTCGAGTCTTTCGATCGCTCGGTCGGGTACACCCCAACCCGGAGCTGCTGGACGTCTTCGTCGACCGAGAGATCGAGTTCGTTCTCGGATCGGATTCGCACACGCCCGACGAAATCGGGCGGCGCGTCCCGTTTCTCGAACAGTTCGTCGAGACGAACCAGGCAGTCACGGTCGACGCCCCCGCTTTCCTCGAAACGACGACCGAACTCCGTTCATGA
- a CDS encoding DUF7260 family protein: MEPTAPTDTLEAATRALEREQRELSRERRALERFAKRVAAFETAVPRVSNSARRIGDEAPPGLTSVRKAYAETVMSVPHYAERYDDTWLESIAEEFSDELAAALAHHEILSPQLKRSLLAATRQSVRNRAQLLSSIETECESVAAAERECSSLLEELTALRNQPLERLEFNALWLTRERLEGLRERCDELADERQREIRRERRFSLAEVGSLEQYLYQECERTYPVLAAIATLGAALSRVLETVDRSLEAVVVEDAGRCGGDVRGRKSDANPVIP, translated from the coding sequence ATGGAGCCGACCGCGCCAACGGACACGCTCGAGGCGGCGACGCGAGCGCTCGAGCGAGAGCAACGGGAGTTGTCGAGGGAACGACGCGCGCTCGAACGGTTCGCAAAGCGCGTCGCGGCGTTCGAAACGGCCGTGCCACGCGTCTCGAATTCGGCGAGACGCATCGGTGACGAAGCCCCACCGGGGCTGACATCGGTTCGGAAGGCGTACGCCGAGACCGTGATGAGCGTTCCACACTACGCGGAGCGATACGACGACACGTGGCTCGAGAGCATCGCCGAGGAGTTCAGCGACGAGTTGGCGGCCGCGCTCGCCCACCACGAGATCCTCTCCCCGCAGCTGAAACGGTCGCTGCTCGCGGCGACGCGCCAGTCCGTCAGGAACCGAGCCCAACTCCTGTCGTCGATCGAAACGGAGTGCGAGAGCGTCGCCGCCGCCGAACGGGAGTGTTCGTCCCTCCTCGAGGAACTCACCGCTCTTCGGAACCAACCGCTGGAACGGCTCGAGTTCAACGCGCTCTGGCTCACCAGGGAGCGACTGGAGGGACTTCGAGAGCGCTGCGACGAACTCGCCGACGAGCGCCAGCGGGAAATCCGACGGGAGCGCCGGTTCTCGCTGGCCGAGGTCGGTTCGCTCGAGCAGTACCTTTACCAGGAGTGTGAGCGAACGTATCCGGTCCTCGCCGCGATCGCGACGCTCGGCGCGGCTCTTTCCCGGGTGCTAGAGACCGTCGATCGGTCGCTCGAGGCAGTCGTAGTCGAGGACGCCGGGCGATGCGGCGGCGACGTTCGCGGACGGAAATCGGACGCGAATCCGGTCATCCCGTGA
- a CDS encoding ABC transporter permease, which yields MNWYSRRVLQAILTVYAVLVLSFVFTRVLPGNAGDILRARLEDEGGMSSAEIDRQVERFMNMHPDDPIHVAFVDYMINVHQLDLGQSIWYGQSVNELIAVSLPWTLFIVSWGLFFSFFVGIVLGSVMAYYEGSKIDVGLTSYGMLAGSIPYYVFAIFLLIALSYRTGYFPTSGRVGSGLTPGFNWPFIRSVIHHATLPTLSIVLSGSIASFSMRGNSIRVLGADYIRVARLRGLPDRTIITQYVVRNAVLPMYTGFMISIGNIFGGVIILEMVFGYQGMGYYMAESVNTRDYPLMMGVFMVITVAVVVALLIADLTYPKLDPRIDASGEEL from the coding sequence ATGAACTGGTACAGTAGACGGGTTTTACAGGCGATTCTGACGGTGTATGCCGTTCTGGTGCTGTCGTTCGTGTTCACTCGAGTCCTTCCGGGGAACGCGGGAGACATCCTTCGTGCGCGGCTTGAAGACGAGGGCGGCATGTCGTCCGCGGAGATCGACCGGCAGGTCGAGCGGTTCATGAACATGCATCCGGATGACCCAATTCACGTCGCGTTCGTCGACTACATGATCAACGTCCACCAGTTGGACCTCGGGCAGTCGATCTGGTACGGCCAGAGCGTCAACGAGCTGATCGCGGTGTCGCTCCCGTGGACGCTCTTTATCGTCAGCTGGGGACTGTTCTTCAGCTTCTTCGTCGGAATCGTGCTCGGCTCGGTGATGGCGTACTACGAGGGATCGAAGATCGACGTGGGGCTCACGTCTTACGGCATGCTCGCCGGCTCGATTCCCTACTACGTTTTCGCGATCTTCCTGCTCATCGCGCTCTCGTACCGAACCGGCTACTTTCCGACGTCGGGCCGCGTCGGATCGGGACTCACGCCGGGGTTCAACTGGCCGTTCATCAGGAGCGTTATCCACCACGCCACCCTGCCGACGCTCTCGATCGTGCTCTCGGGGTCGATCGCCTCGTTTTCCATGCGCGGGAACAGTATCCGCGTCCTCGGCGCGGACTACATCCGGGTCGCTCGACTCCGCGGACTCCCCGATCGGACGATCATTACCCAGTACGTTGTTCGAAACGCCGTCCTCCCGATGTACACGGGATTCATGATCTCCATCGGGAACATCTTCGGCGGCGTCATCATCCTCGAGATGGTCTTCGGCTATCAGGGGATGGGCTACTACATGGCCGAATCGGTGAACACGCGCGATTATCCGCTGATGATGGGCGTGTTCATGGTCATTACGGTTGCCGTCGTCGTCGCACTGCTGATCGCCGACCTCACCTATCCGAAACTGGATCCGCGAATCGACGCCTCCGGAGAGGAGCTCTAA
- a CDS encoding 2-phosphosulfolactate phosphatase codes for MAQIDERFTERMIPSRAQIPAQLETANYVVIDVTHYSNTVLELLRAGATFVHVPDERGDEFAFKDRHSDARIGGGSSENYTPTEGYDFFNSPSYVQRIDVDGRPAAVTSSNGGAAVTDLRKRAERTRDVDVYIGSTMNAKALAAHLREDEKSTITVAAGSKGKPTPEDTIGAVLIHRYLEGDEPTTAELDCYREILTAGKAAKYAAKADIRCRDLLEYSLSFDSRTELPKLDGKRLVDVSGDT; via the coding sequence GTGGCGCAGATCGACGAGCGGTTTACGGAGCGGATGATTCCCTCGCGTGCCCAGATTCCGGCGCAACTCGAGACGGCGAATTACGTCGTCATCGACGTGACCCACTACTCGAACACGGTGCTCGAACTGCTTCGGGCCGGCGCGACCTTCGTTCACGTTCCCGACGAGCGTGGCGACGAGTTCGCGTTCAAAGACCGACATTCGGACGCGCGGATCGGCGGTGGAAGCAGCGAGAACTACACGCCGACGGAAGGGTACGATTTCTTCAACTCGCCCAGCTACGTCCAGAGGATCGACGTCGACGGACGGCCGGCCGCCGTCACCTCGTCGAACGGCGGAGCCGCAGTGACGGATCTTCGGAAGCGAGCCGAGAGAACGCGTGACGTCGACGTCTATATCGGATCGACGATGAACGCGAAGGCGCTCGCGGCCCACCTCCGCGAGGACGAGAAATCGACGATCACCGTCGCGGCGGGATCGAAGGGGAAACCGACCCCCGAGGACACCATCGGAGCGGTCCTCATCCACCGCTACCTCGAGGGCGACGAGCCGACTACAGCCGAACTGGACTGCTACCGAGAGATACTCACCGCCGGGAAGGCCGCGAAGTACGCGGCGAAAGCCGATATTCGGTGTCGTGACCTTCTGGAGTACAGCCTCTCGTTTGACTCTCGAACGGAGCTCCCGAAACTGGACGGGAAACGACTCGTCGACGTCTCCGGAGACACCTGA
- a CDS encoding ABC transporter substrate-binding protein: MSPNANRRYTRRELVAKTGFAAGGLAMLAGCADSTDDPHLDDDEGTIVSAINEPLSADYSWNYYNDVLSVAADDFLYSSAFVYTPNTDELHAEGVADYDIDGNELWLEYRDDWYWHNGDEVTTEDVSIGFDYHFWLQEADGARESGLLEDDGFVVESDKTATMVFRDDIPQSRFWATDSLVREPYAANRTRHADWHDELGSVDATSDEWLELWEEFTNDEDQFYPPVGNGPVEYVEHSDTSLTLERFDDHFAAETLDFTGMRLDYHEDEFLAFIEGQIDYTDVGMPVEPEDEGLMPDDYDYYGQDQLRQAVLKFNNGHDLHGDTRPTWDVNIRKAIEYTFDRDAFTSAMPYGYEPLEFPWDGLPDEIVEGQSDEFLAMLDDVDFETRDHDEDRAKELIDASENYSYDESEEIVVCENGDANSDPGEQATIQILSRQDIRLDIAQICESELSAFGWDVTINAVDSGAESERRRGGEYDFKTDTTGVRTLPSHLNDWVRLEDRQHTPRTFEVPWPPGDADGDSHDWDHRDAYSRFLSTPADASDEDWGEYLIEAAWVWNQTVPSILIASLQDVEALATDRFDVDYDHPSVRLAHQGEWFRLPEEIVWSVE, translated from the coding sequence GTGTCTCCTAACGCAAATCGGCGGTACACCCGTCGGGAGCTGGTTGCAAAGACTGGATTCGCTGCCGGCGGACTCGCGATGCTTGCAGGCTGTGCTGACAGCACGGACGACCCACACCTCGACGACGACGAGGGAACGATCGTGAGCGCAATCAACGAGCCGCTCTCTGCGGACTACAGCTGGAACTATTACAACGACGTCCTCTCGGTCGCTGCCGACGACTTCCTCTACTCGAGCGCGTTCGTCTACACGCCGAACACCGACGAACTCCACGCGGAAGGCGTCGCGGACTACGATATCGACGGCAACGAGCTCTGGCTCGAGTACCGCGACGACTGGTACTGGCACAACGGCGACGAGGTGACGACCGAAGACGTCTCGATCGGCTTCGACTATCACTTCTGGCTACAGGAAGCCGACGGTGCCCGCGAGAGCGGGCTGCTCGAGGACGACGGGTTCGTCGTCGAGAGCGACAAGACCGCGACGATGGTGTTCCGCGACGACATCCCGCAGAGCCGGTTCTGGGCGACTGATTCGCTGGTCCGCGAACCGTACGCCGCCAACCGAACCCGGCACGCCGACTGGCACGACGAGCTCGGGTCGGTCGACGCGACGAGCGACGAGTGGCTCGAACTGTGGGAGGAGTTTACCAACGACGAAGATCAGTTCTACCCGCCGGTCGGAAACGGACCGGTCGAGTACGTCGAACACTCCGATACGTCGTTGACCCTCGAGCGATTCGACGATCACTTCGCGGCCGAAACGCTCGATTTCACGGGGATGCGCCTCGACTACCACGAGGACGAGTTTCTGGCGTTCATCGAGGGACAGATCGACTACACCGACGTGGGAATGCCGGTCGAGCCGGAGGACGAGGGCCTCATGCCTGACGACTACGACTACTACGGGCAGGACCAGCTCCGACAAGCTGTCCTCAAGTTCAACAACGGTCACGACCTGCACGGCGACACCCGTCCGACGTGGGACGTTAACATCCGGAAAGCCATCGAGTACACGTTCGATCGCGACGCATTCACTTCGGCGATGCCCTACGGCTACGAACCGCTCGAGTTCCCCTGGGACGGCCTTCCGGACGAGATCGTCGAGGGCCAGTCCGACGAGTTCCTCGCGATGCTCGACGACGTCGACTTCGAGACCCGAGATCACGACGAAGACCGAGCTAAGGAACTCATCGACGCCTCAGAGAATTACAGCTACGACGAGAGCGAGGAGATTGTCGTTTGCGAGAACGGCGATGCCAACAGCGATCCCGGCGAGCAGGCGACGATCCAGATCCTCTCTCGGCAGGACATCCGCCTCGACATCGCGCAGATCTGTGAGAGTGAACTGTCGGCGTTCGGCTGGGACGTGACGATCAACGCCGTCGACAGCGGTGCCGAAAGCGAGCGACGACGCGGCGGCGAGTACGACTTCAAGACGGACACGACCGGCGTCCGTACGCTGCCGAGCCACCTCAACGACTGGGTGCGGCTCGAGGACAGACAGCACACGCCGCGAACGTTCGAGGTACCGTGGCCGCCTGGAGACGCCGACGGCGACAGTCACGACTGGGATCACCGGGACGCGTACAGTCGGTTCCTCTCGACGCCGGCCGACGCGTCGGACGAGGACTGGGGCGAGTACCTGATCGAAGCCGCCTGGGTCTGGAACCAGACCGTGCCGAGCATCCTCATCGCCTCGTTACAGGACGTCGAGGCGCTGGCAACCGATCGATTCGACGTCGACTACGACCACCCCTCGGTCCGGTTGGCCCACCAGGGTGAGTGGTTCCGATTGCCGGAGGAGATCGTCTGGTCCGTCGAGTAA
- a CDS encoding YIP1 family protein — MTRGANRTGLKAFLQREAAVGTLVVPTLAALLVGVAHLTQTYALYLALGPAYLEQIDLLIIFGLYRLLEGILLWGFFAAGIYLVSIPLGGTPLFGHVIRVVGWGLFPFVPAAIIWAAGRYYALRAVTYPDWEPFGMEQEWAKLTEYTGQTAGDPILVGTTLLGCGVLLASAHVWVNGVTTACDLDRRRASVVVAIPLGLYICWQLLGSLGV, encoded by the coding sequence ATGACGAGAGGGGCAAATCGAACGGGCCTGAAAGCGTTTCTGCAGCGCGAGGCGGCGGTCGGAACGCTGGTCGTACCGACGCTGGCTGCGTTGCTGGTCGGCGTCGCCCACCTGACCCAGACGTACGCGCTCTATCTCGCGCTCGGACCCGCATATCTCGAGCAGATAGATCTGCTCATCATCTTCGGCCTGTATCGGCTGCTCGAGGGCATCTTGCTCTGGGGATTCTTCGCAGCGGGGATCTATCTGGTGTCGATTCCGCTCGGCGGGACGCCGCTGTTCGGCCACGTCATTCGCGTCGTCGGCTGGGGACTATTCCCGTTCGTTCCCGCCGCGATCATCTGGGCGGCGGGCCGATACTACGCGCTCCGTGCCGTCACGTACCCCGACTGGGAGCCGTTCGGCATGGAACAGGAGTGGGCGAAACTCACGGAGTACACCGGCCAAACTGCCGGCGACCCGATTCTGGTTGGAACTACCCTTCTCGGCTGTGGCGTACTGCTCGCGAGTGCGCACGTCTGGGTCAACGGCGTGACGACCGCGTGCGATCTCGACCGCCGTCGGGCGAGCGTCGTCGTCGCGATTCCGCTCGGACTGTACATCTGCTGGCAGCTACTGGGGTCGTTGGGGGTATGA